The genomic segment GTACCAAGGTACATTGGTAATTCAAGAGTCCGTCCAATTCCGACGACCTTCGGCTGCGAGAGCCGGTGAGCAGGGCGGGCTAGAATCGAGGCCTCGATGATCGTCCTCTCGTCCTCCGTCGTCTGTCGTCGCCGGAAGTCCCCCCGGTGAGCGCCGCCTCCTTCGATATCGGCCTCAATGCCGTGATCTTCGCGGTGACGGACGAGGTGCCGCGGGTTCTGGTGGTCCGTCCGCCGGCATCGTCGAGCGGTGAGGAGACGCTGCCCGTAGGGTTGCTCGATCCGCTGCGGGACCGCACCCTCGAGCTGTCCCTGCGGCGCCGGGTCCGCGAGCAGACCGGCCTCTCCCTGGGCTATGTCGAACAGCTCTACACCTTCGGCGACCGGGATCGCGATCCGCTGGTGCGCGAGGAGGGCCTCCGGGCCCTTTCCGTCGCCTATCTCGCCCTGGTTCATCAGGCGGCCCCGTCCGGAGAGCGGGAGGCCGGCTGGCGCGACATCTACGCCTATTTGCCCTGGGAGGATTGGCGCCGCGGCCGTCCGGCGGTGCTCGAGCGCTGGGTCGAGCCGACCCTCGAAGGCTGGGTGCGCCAGGTTGCCGGCGCGGCCCGCGACGAGCGCCGCGAGCGGGCCGACATCACCTTTGGCCTCGGCGGCGTCGCCTGGAACGGCGATCGCGTGCTCGAGCGCTACGAGTTGCTCTACGAGAGCGGCGCCGTCGCCGAGTCACACCGCGATCACGGCCCCGGCGGCGATGACTCTTGCACCCTCGGCCGCGCCATGGCCCTCGACCATCGGCGCATTCTCGCCACCGCCCTGGGCCGCCTGCGGGGCAAGCTGAAGTACCGGCCGGTGGTTTTCGAGCTACTGCCCGGAACCTTCACGCTGCTCCGCCTGCAGCGCGTCGTCGAGGCCCTCTCTGGCGTCCGTCTGCACAAGCAGAACTTCCGCCGGCTGGTGGAGAAGGGCGGCTTGGTGGAGGGCACCGGAATGGTCGATCCCCAAACCGGTGGCCGCCCGGCGGAGCTCTTCACCTTCCGCCGCGAGGTGCTCCGTGAACGGCCGGCGCCCGGCGTGGGACTGCCCGGCGCGCCGCGCTGAGGGGCCGGCGGCTGCGGCCCCTTACTCCTCCTCCTCGAGGTGGGCGGCGATCTCGCGGGCGTCGAGGGCGAGGGTCGGGCTCTCCGTCTGGAGGAGGGTCTCGCCGGGCGCTTCCGGTTCCTGAATCTTGGTGATGTCGACCGGCAGCAGACGCATGGTGGTCTCCTGGTAGGCGGCCTCATCGTCGGGCGGGTCGCCGACCGTCAGGGGAGCCGGTTCGCTGTCCGGGGTGGCCCGGCTCGCGTCCTCCGCGGTGCGGCCCGTCTCCGGGGCCGGCGCCGCGCTGGCTCCGGCGGTGGCAGCGGCCGCCGTTGGCACGATCGGAACCGTCGCCGGCTGTGCCGCCTTGGCGGGCGCGCGACGGGCTTCGGGATGGGTTGCGGCCGCCTTCGTTGCGGCCGTTGGCGCCGGCGCCTTCCGGGTCTCTTTGCGGCCACACCAGCGAGGCTCGCCGATGGCCTGGTAGTAGGCGATCTCCGATCCCCAGAGGCCCACCCGCAGGTAAGAGCGCAGCAGCATGAATCCCTGCTGCAGGGCGAGAAGACCGAAGACGGCGCCGACGCTGCTCGCCACCCAGCCAGCGCGCAGGGCGAAGGCGCCGATGGCGAAGGCTGCTCCCAGGAGCATGAATAAGAAGTAGAGGGGCAGCAGGATCAGGGGCCGTTTGAGGACGTGGCCGAGGGCGCGAAAGAAGCCTACGAAGGTTCGGCCATCGCCATGGGCGGCGGCCGAGACGCGGCTCAGATCGTAGGCCAGGTCGAGGGGGGCGAAGGCGAGGAAACCGAGCAGGGCGACGATCAGCCAGCCGTTGAGCTGCAGGCCACCGTTGCGCTGCTCGGCACCGAGGTCCGTGACCCAGCCCATGGCGCCGGCGAGGAGGGCGGCGAGGACCGCCACGGCGAGCAGGAACCAAAGCGCGCTGCGCAGGAAGCGCCAGCCGTTCCTGCCGATGCCTTGGAGGAAGGGGTGCTGGTCGCGGCGCGAGGTGCCGAGCAGGGTCTGCACGATGCCGGCGGAGACCAGGATCTGGATCAGCAGCACGATGACGGCGCGCAGGGGAGCACTGTCCTGCAGCGGCGCGAGATCGTTGGTGCGGGAGGCCGCCAGGTCGGTCCAGACGCCGAAGCCGTTGCCGGCGATCTGGCTTTGGGCGAACAGGCTGTGGTCGAGGTTTTCGGCGAGGTTGGGCAGGAAGATGCTGGTGATCAAGACGGTCGGCAGCAGGGACGCCAACCAGGCGATCAGCACCAGGCCGAGGTGCTGATGGGTTCGACGCAGGCCATGGCGCAGGGCAGTGAGGAATTTCATCTCTTGGCTCTCCCGGATTCGCGATCAGGCCAGCAAGGTCACGGCCTGGAACAGGCTCTGCAACCAGAAGATCATGCTGCTGAAGAAGGACATCTTGGCGGTGCCGTCGCTCTGGCGGCTGCGACCGTTGTTGATTCGGTTGGCGTCGAGGGCGAGGACCTGATCGGGATCGACCTCGACGCTGTCGAGACGCATCGGACCTTCGAAGGTCCAGCGCACCCAACGGTTCTCGCCTTCCCAGGTCCGCCGGACCACCTGGCCGTCGTCGAAGCGGAACTCCACCGTCACCGGATGGGTGAACTCGCCGTAGCGGAAGATCACCGCCGTCGAACGCCAGGTCTCATCCTCGCCGTCCGCTTCGCCGTCTTCCTCGACGGCCTCGCTCTCGGTCTCATCGCCACCGAGCTCGACGCGTTCGCCGTCACGCCAGAAGAAGCCGCGCTCGTCCTTGACCCGCTTGGTGTCCAGACTGCGGACGCCGTAGTCCAAGCCGCGGGTCGAGTGCAGCGCCTGGGCGAAAAAGCCCGAGAGATCACGGCCGGTCTCGCGTTCGAGGGTGCGCTCGAAGTCGGCCGTCGTCGGATGCTTGAACTGGAACTCCTGGAAGAAGGCGCGCATGGCGCGGTGGAAGGTCTGGTCGCCCAGGACACCCTCCATGTGTCGCAAGGTGACGGCCGGCTTGGGATAGCTGTTGCGGCCGTAGCGGCCGCGGCTCATGTAGCGCCAGGCGGGGGCCGCGATCACGTCGCTGTAGCGGCCGCCGGCGACCGAGGCATGGTTCGATTCGAAGGGCGAGATGGTCATCACCCCCGGAACTCGGATGGCGGAGTCGTACTCGTCCTCCATCACCTCCATCTCGTAGTAGGAGTTGATGCCCTCGTCGATCCAGGCCTCTTCGAATTCGTTGTTGGCGATCATGCCCTGGAAGTACTGATGGCCGAACTCGTGCACCGTCACGATCTCTGGGGCCCGCACTTCGTCGAAGGGCGGCAGATCGAGGATCGGGTGGGTGCCGAGGGTGATGAAGGTGGGGTACTCCATGCCGCCGGAGCCGCCGGCGCCGGCCGCCGGATCGACCAGCGTCAGGGTGTCGTAGGGGTAGGTGCCGAGGCGCAGGCCATAGCCGCGGATGGCGGCCTTGGCGGAGCTCAGGTAGCGCTCCGCCTGGGGCAGGTTCTCGGGGTGGATGAAGAGCTCGATGTCGACCGGCGTGAGCGTTGCCTCGTCGTCCGTCAAGGCGAGCAGCTCCTGCCAATGGCGGCGCAGCTCGGCCGGTACGTCGCGCTGTGGATCGAAGGTGTCGGTGATCACCTCGTAGAGGGGATCGGCGGTGAAGGCGAAGTCGTGGACGCCGCGCTGCAGGTAGCGTTGGGTGACCTTGCCGTCGGCGACTTCCTCGCTCTGCCGCCGGCCGGTGGCTCCGATCTTCCCCTGGTAGCGCTCCGGGAAGGTGAGGCTGACGTCGTAATCGCCGAAGTCGGCGTAGAACTCGCTCGACAGGTGGAACTGATGGGCGTTCCAGCCGGGGGTCCGGCGGCCGCGGTCGCCGGTGTCCTCGAAGACGGCGATCTTGGGGAACCACTGGCCGCCGAGGATGTAGTCGCCGTGCATCCCGGTGCGCGCGAAAATGTCCGGGAAGCGGCTCAGGAAGTCGATTTCCAGGACCACCTCGGCGCCTGGCTCGAGGGGCTGCGGCAGCGGGTAGCGCACCACCGTGCGGTCCTCCCGGTTGCCGTCGTCGGGCTGCAGGAACTCGGCGTCGGCGGAGAGGTCGATACCGTCGGCGGTGATCTGTAAGATCTCGCAGAAGCCCCATTCTTCATCGTCGAACTCGCTGCTGCGATGACGTCCGCCGGACTCGATCATGAAGGTCGAGCGGTTGTTGGCGAAGGCGTTGAGGTAAAGATGGAACTGGAGGTCCGGGATGGCGACGGTGGCCCGATTGGTCCAGCGCAGGAACTGCTTGCCGGTGAGCTCGCGGGTCTCCGGGTCGAGCTCCGCTGCGATTTGGATGCTGTAGGCCGGAGCGGGTAGCGCGGTCGCCGCCGCCGTCGAGGCGAAAGCGAGGGCCAGGAGGATGAGCAGGGCGGGCTTTATGAACGTCTTGACGTACACGCGAGCCTCCAGAGCGAAGGAGCCAGAGTGAAGAAGCCGGAAATAGACAAGGGCAGTAGGCCGATTATACTTCTTGACGACCATCACGGGCCTCCACGGCCGGCCTCGGAACCTCAAGAATCAATGTCACTTAACCTACGCTCCCAACGCCCCGTTGTTTCGCCCTCCGGTTACCCCCTGGCACGGTGGGTGATCGGACTCCTGTTCCTCGCTCTGCTCGCTGCCGGCTTGGCCCCGGCGCTGGCGCAGGCCGAGGAGGAGAAGCCGCCGGCCGAGGTGCGGACCGGAGAGGTCTTGCACCTGCGGATCGATTCGATCATTCATCCGGTGGTCGCCGAGTTCATCGTCGACTCGATGGCCGAGGCCGACGCCTCGGAGGCTCAGCTGCTGGTCGTCGAGCTGTCGACGCCGGGCGGCCTGCTGCCGTCGACGCGCGAGATGTTCACCGCCATGCTGGCCGCCGAGACGCCGGTGGCGGTGTACGTCTCGCCGAGCGGCAGCCAAGCCGCCTCGGCCGGCTTCTTCCTTCTGATGGCGGCCGACGTCGCGGCGATGGCGCCGGGCACCAACACCGGAGCGGCCCACCCGGTGGGCGGCGATGGCAAGGACATCGAGGGCACGATGGGGGAGAAGGTCGAGCAGGATTCGGCCGCCACCATCCGGTCCCTGGCGGAGCGCCAGGGCCGCAATGTCGAGGCCGCCGAGGCGGGCGTGCTCGAGAGCACCTCCTATTCCGCCGACGAAGCCCTCGACCTGGAGCTCATCGACCTGATCGTCGACAGCCTGCCCCAACTGCTCGACGAGATCGACGGCCGAGTGATCGAGAAGGGTGGTCAGCGCTGGCGCCTCGAGACCGCCGACGCGCCGGTGCGCCGGCTCGAGATGCCGGCGCTGCGCCAGATCCTGTCGGTGCTCGCCAATCCCAGCCTGGCGGCGATTCTGATGAGCCTGGGATTCCTCGGCATCTACTTCGAGTTCATGAACCCGGGGTCTTATCTGCCGGGAATCGTCGGCGCCCTCTGCCTCATCCTGGCCTTCCTGGGGCTCTCCATCCTGCCCTTCAACGCCGCCGGTATCGCCCTCATCCTGTTGGCCGTGGCGCTGTTCGTGGCCGAGGTCAAGGTGGCGAGCTTCGGGCTGTTGACCCTCGCCGGCGTAGTGTCGCTGGTGTTGGGAGCTCTGGTGCTGTTCAAAGATGCCGGGCCGGCGATTCGGGTGAGCAACTCGGCGCTGATCTCGATCGCCGCCACCGCGCTGCTGGTGGTGGGCAGTCTGATGGTGCTGGTGCTGCGCGCCCACCGTCGCCCCGCCTCGACCGGTCGCGACGGTTTGGTGGGAGCGCGCGGTAAAGTCACCAGCGCTCTCGACCCGGACGGCAAGGTGTTCGTTCAGGGCGAGATCTGGAACGCCACCGCCGAGACGCCGGTGGCCGATCGGCAGCCGGTCGAGGTGATCGCCGTCGAAGGCATGCTGTTGCGAGTGCGTCCTCTCTCATCGACTTCATCTCCGGAGGCTTCATGATCTTTCCGATCATTCTGGCGCTGGTTTTCCTTCTCATCCTCGCTTCGCGCTGGATCAACGTGCTCAACGAGTACGAGCGCGCCGTGGTCTTCCGGCTCGGCCGCCTGCTGCCGGACGTCAAGGGGCCCGGCGTGGTGCTGATCTTCTGGCCCTTCGATCGCCTGGTGCGCATCTCCCAACGGGTGATGGTGCACGACGTGCCGCCCCAGGACATCATCACCCGCGACAACGTCTCGGTGAAGGTCAACGCGG from the Acidobacteriota bacterium genome contains:
- a CDS encoding nodulation protein NfeD; this encodes MIGLLFLALLAAGLAPALAQAEEEKPPAEVRTGEVLHLRIDSIIHPVVAEFIVDSMAEADASEAQLLVVELSTPGGLLPSTREMFTAMLAAETPVAVYVSPSGSQAASAGFFLLMAADVAAMAPGTNTGAAHPVGGDGKDIEGTMGEKVEQDSAATIRSLAERQGRNVEAAEAGVLESTSYSADEALDLELIDLIVDSLPQLLDEIDGRVIEKGGQRWRLETADAPVRRLEMPALRQILSVLANPSLAAILMSLGFLGIYFEFMNPGSYLPGIVGALCLILAFLGLSILPFNAAGIALILLAVALFVAEVKVASFGLLTLAGVVSLVLGALVLFKDAGPAIRVSNSALISIAATALLVVGSLMVLVLRAHRRPASTGRDGLVGARGKVTSALDPDGKVFVQGEIWNATAETPVADRQPVEVIAVEGMLLRVRPLSSTSSPEAS
- a CDS encoding NUDIX domain-containing protein, which encodes MSAASFDIGLNAVIFAVTDEVPRVLVVRPPASSSGEETLPVGLLDPLRDRTLELSLRRRVREQTGLSLGYVEQLYTFGDRDRDPLVREEGLRALSVAYLALVHQAAPSGEREAGWRDIYAYLPWEDWRRGRPAVLERWVEPTLEGWVRQVAGAARDERRERADITFGLGGVAWNGDRVLERYELLYESGAVAESHRDHGPGGDDSCTLGRAMALDHRRILATALGRLRGKLKYRPVVFELLPGTFTLLRLQRVVEALSGVRLHKQNFRRLVEKGGLVEGTGMVDPQTGGRPAELFTFRREVLRERPAPGVGLPGAPR
- a CDS encoding M1 family metallopeptidase — protein: MYVKTFIKPALLILLALAFASTAAATALPAPAYSIQIAAELDPETRELTGKQFLRWTNRATVAIPDLQFHLYLNAFANNRSTFMIESGGRHRSSEFDDEEWGFCEILQITADGIDLSADAEFLQPDDGNREDRTVVRYPLPQPLEPGAEVVLEIDFLSRFPDIFARTGMHGDYILGGQWFPKIAVFEDTGDRGRRTPGWNAHQFHLSSEFYADFGDYDVSLTFPERYQGKIGATGRRQSEEVADGKVTQRYLQRGVHDFAFTADPLYEVITDTFDPQRDVPAELRRHWQELLALTDDEATLTPVDIELFIHPENLPQAERYLSSAKAAIRGYGLRLGTYPYDTLTLVDPAAGAGGSGGMEYPTFITLGTHPILDLPPFDEVRAPEIVTVHEFGHQYFQGMIANNEFEEAWIDEGINSYYEMEVMEDEYDSAIRVPGVMTISPFESNHASVAGGRYSDVIAAPAWRYMSRGRYGRNSYPKPAVTLRHMEGVLGDQTFHRAMRAFFQEFQFKHPTTADFERTLERETGRDLSGFFAQALHSTRGLDYGVRSLDTKRVKDERGFFWRDGERVELGGDETESEAVEEDGEADGEDETWRSTAVIFRYGEFTHPVTVEFRFDDGQVVRRTWEGENRWVRWTFEGPMRLDSVEVDPDQVLALDANRINNGRSRQSDGTAKMSFFSSMIFWLQSLFQAVTLLA